A single window of Nasonia vitripennis strain AsymCx chromosome 4, Nvit_psr_1.1, whole genome shotgun sequence DNA harbors:
- the LOC100120746 gene encoding nicotinate phosphoribosyltransferase isoform X3 gives MCDDRDEMLWCRSRQNGVVQPLLTDLYQITMAYAYWKNGKIKDRAVFDLFFRKNPFHGEFTVFAGLEECLKFLDKFHYSDSDIEYLKSTMPPSVESEFFEFLRNTTAKDVTLYAIEEGSVVFPRVPLLRVEGPLIMVQILETTLLTLVNYASLMATNAARYRMVAGKSVSLLEFGLRRAQGPDGGLSASKYSYIGGFDGTSNVLAGKLFHIPVNGTHAHAYITSYTSFNDLQIKTLAHKDTGEQRDLLALSCDYRNQIAADLNALVSEASDGELAALVSYAIAFPDGFMALVDTYDVKSVEASAKRQANVTGLNLTNKLLTNGSNKAPRNGARHNPIISDEQTWSHKSGLIRHGELGELYVRSGLLNFCAVALALNDFGYKAIGIRIDSGDLAYLSQAAREIFQRISKKFDLPWFAKLIIVASNDINEETIISLNEQNHRIDCFGIGTHLVTCQKQPALGCVYKLVEINGQPRIKLSQEVGKVTMPGRKTAYRLYGMDGHALIDLLQRVEEEPPQVGQKVLCRHPFEESKRAYVIPTRVESLHKLYWKDGKILQKLPTLAETRNRVRESLGTLRNDIKRNLNPTPYKVSVSDDLYNFIHDLWLQNAPIGELS, from the exons ATGTGCGATGACAGGGACGAGATGTTGTGGTGCCGCTCGAGGCAGAACGGAGTCGTGCAGCCTCTGCTCACTG ATCTCTATCAAATTACAATGGCATATGCGTACTGGAAGAATGGAAAGATAAAGGATCGTGCAGTATTTGACCTCTTCTTTCGCAAGAATCCATTTCATGGAGAATTCACAGTTTTCGCTGGACTGGAGGAGTGCTTGAAGTTTTTGGATAAATTTCACTATTCCGATAGTG ATATCGAATATCTCAAGTCTACCATGCCACCTTCAGTCGAGTCAGAattctttgaatttctaaGAAACACAACAGCCAAAGATGTTACCCTCTATGCCATTGAAGAGGGATCAGTGGTGTTTCCAAG GGTACCACTGTTAAGGGTTGAAGGGCCTTTAATAATGGTACAGATTTTGGAAACAACACTTTTAACTTTGGTGAACTATGCAAGTTTGATGGCGACAAACGCGGCGAGGTATCGCATGGTAGCTGGAAAGTCGGTGTCGCTCCTCGAGTTTGGCCTAAGACGTGCGCAGGGTCCCGATGGAGGCCTTAGTGCTTCCAAATATAGTTACATAG GTGGTTTTGATGGGACTAGCAATGTTCTGGCTGGCAAATTGTTCCACATACCAGTCAACGGTACTCATGCCCATGCCTACATTACTTCTTATACTAGTTTTAACGATTTGCAGATCAAG ACTTTGGCTCACAAAGATACTGGAGAACAGCGGGATCTTTTAGCGCTCTCTTGCGATTACCGCAATCAAATAGCGGCAGATCTCAATGCATTGGTATCGGAAGCTTCCGATGGAGAGCTTGCAGCACTCGTGAGCTACGCTATAGCATTTCCAGATGGATTTATGGCCTTAGTAGATACCTACGATGTTAAAag TGTAGAAGCATCGGCCAAACGACAAGCAAATGTAACCGGCCTAAATCTAACGAATAAGCTTCTAACTAACGGGAGTAATAAGGCACCTCGTAACGGTGCGAGACACAACCCAATTATATCAGATGAACAAACTTGGTCTCACAAGAGTGGCTTAATAAGACACGGTGAATTGGGTGAGCTCTACGTAAG aaGTGGTTTATTGAATTTCTGTGCAGTTGCTTTGGCATTGAATGATTTTGGTTACAAAGCAATTGGTATCCGCATAGACAGCGGAGACTTGGCCTACCTCAGTCAAGCAGCTagagaaatttttcaaaggATTTCCAAGAAATTCGATTTGCCATGGTTTGCTAAACTTATAATTGTTGCTTCCAATGACATAAATGAAGAAACTATTATAAGCTTGAATGAGCAG AATCATAGAATAGATTGCTTTGGTATTGGCACGCATTTGGTCACTTGTCAAAAGCAGCCAGCACTAGGATGTGTATATAAATTAGTTGAGATCAATGGTCAGCctagaataaaattaagtcAGGAAGTAGGAAAAGTTACAATGCCAGGCCGAAAGACTGCCTATAGATTATATGGTATGGATGGACATGCTTTAATAGATTTACTTCAACGGGTAGAAGAAGAACCACCTCAAGTTGGACAAAAGGTGCTTTGCAGGCATCCATTTGAAGAGTCAAAGAGAGCTTATGTCATACCTACAAGAGTTGAGTCTCTTCATAAG TTGTATTGGAAAGATGGCAAGATTTTACAAAAGTTACCAACTCTTGCGGAGACGCGGAACAGGGTTCGCGAATCTTTAGGCACGTTGCGTAACGATATCAAACGAAATCTTAATCCAACACCTTACAAG gtATCTGTCAGCGAcgatttgtataattttatacatGATTTATGGCTCCAAAATGCTCCAATTGGAGAGTTATCTTGA